Proteins from a genomic interval of Desulfofustis limnaeus:
- a CDS encoding aconitate hydratase, giving the protein MSTLDSTPQFVTDAYEKMRRNLAVVRRRLHRPLTLSDKILLSHLDKPEEAELLPGKSYLHLRPDRVILQDVLGQSAMLQFMQTGLKRVAIPTTIHCDHLIEARVAGTSDLAASIDENKEVYDFLKSAAAKFGAGFWGPGAGIIHQVNLENYAFPGAVILGTDSHTPNAGGLGACAVGVGGADAIDAMAGLTWEVLYPKHIGVKLTGSLSGWTAPKDIILHLAGKLTVSGGTNAIIEYFGPGAESLSCTGKATITNMGAELGATTSIFGYDQMMARYLEATGRKALAELAEQYRELLTLDDGVLADPAPSYDTFIEIDLSQLEPHVVGPHSPDRARPLSALAAEVNAPDSTFINDISVCLIGSCTNSSYEDMSKAADIAEQARARGVTSTVPLYVTPGSEQIRATIERDGQMASLQAIGATVLANACGPCIGQWKRDAEATGKPNTIVTSYNRNFPRRNDGQPTTMNFITSPEITIAFALAGKLSFNPMRDSLTGADGQPFTLAPPGKAPDIPEGGYLKGASDFTEPPADGSDVVLQIAPDSQRLQVLKPWPAWDGEDVIDAAVLLKAEGKTTTDAISPAGPWLRLRGHLDKFSDNMFMGAVNAFTGITGSGLNVLTGEKDAPFSVIARHYQANQLKWVVIGDWNYGEGSSREHAALSPRLLGAAAIISRSFARIHESNLKKQGLLALTFADPDDYEKIREDDRIDLVGLQDFSPDQPVTCIIKHADGTQESIQLKHSYNRDQITWFQAGSALNLLR; this is encoded by the coding sequence ATGAGCACCTTAGATTCCACCCCGCAATTCGTCACCGACGCCTATGAAAAAATGCGCCGCAACCTGGCGGTTGTGCGCCGGCGACTGCATCGTCCCCTTACTCTGTCCGATAAGATTCTCCTGTCCCACCTGGACAAACCCGAGGAAGCGGAACTGCTGCCGGGCAAAAGCTACCTCCATCTCCGTCCCGACCGCGTCATCCTGCAGGACGTGCTGGGACAGTCGGCGATGCTTCAGTTCATGCAGACCGGTCTGAAACGGGTGGCCATCCCGACGACCATTCACTGTGATCATCTCATCGAGGCACGCGTTGCCGGAACATCGGATCTGGCAGCATCCATAGACGAAAACAAGGAAGTCTATGATTTCCTGAAAAGCGCTGCCGCCAAATTCGGGGCAGGCTTCTGGGGGCCCGGAGCCGGCATCATCCACCAGGTGAATTTGGAAAATTACGCCTTTCCGGGGGCGGTGATTCTAGGCACCGATTCGCACACCCCCAATGCGGGAGGGCTGGGCGCCTGCGCCGTCGGCGTCGGCGGTGCCGACGCCATCGATGCCATGGCCGGCCTGACGTGGGAAGTTCTCTATCCCAAGCACATCGGGGTGAAACTGACGGGCTCGCTGTCCGGCTGGACGGCCCCGAAAGATATCATCCTGCATCTGGCCGGCAAACTGACCGTCTCCGGGGGCACCAACGCCATCATCGAGTATTTCGGACCGGGAGCGGAAAGCCTCAGCTGTACCGGCAAGGCCACCATTACCAACATGGGTGCGGAACTGGGAGCGACCACCTCCATCTTCGGGTACGACCAGATGATGGCGCGCTATCTCGAGGCTACCGGCCGCAAGGCCTTGGCCGAACTGGCTGAGCAGTATCGGGAGCTGCTGACGCTGGACGACGGGGTGCTGGCCGACCCCGCCCCCTCTTACGACACCTTCATCGAGATCGACCTGTCGCAGCTGGAACCGCACGTGGTCGGCCCCCATTCACCGGACCGAGCCCGGCCGCTCTCCGCCCTCGCCGCGGAGGTCAACGCCCCGGACAGCACCTTTATCAACGATATTTCGGTGTGTCTGATCGGCAGCTGCACCAACTCCTCCTATGAAGACATGAGCAAAGCGGCCGACATCGCCGAACAGGCGCGGGCCAGAGGGGTCACAAGCACCGTGCCGCTCTACGTCACCCCCGGCTCGGAGCAGATCCGAGCCACCATCGAACGGGACGGCCAAATGGCCTCGCTTCAGGCCATCGGGGCCACCGTACTGGCCAACGCCTGCGGCCCATGCATCGGTCAATGGAAGCGGGACGCCGAGGCAACCGGCAAGCCGAACACCATCGTCACCTCCTACAATCGAAATTTCCCGCGGCGCAACGACGGGCAACCGACAACCATGAACTTCATCACCAGCCCGGAGATTACCATCGCTTTCGCCCTGGCCGGCAAGCTGTCTTTCAATCCGATGAGAGACAGCTTGACCGGGGCCGACGGCCAACCCTTTACCCTGGCGCCACCAGGCAAGGCGCCGGATATCCCCGAAGGTGGCTACCTGAAAGGAGCTTCCGATTTCACCGAACCGCCTGCGGACGGCAGTGACGTGGTCCTGCAAATCGCCCCGGACAGCCAACGGCTGCAGGTCCTCAAACCCTGGCCGGCCTGGGACGGTGAGGATGTCATCGATGCGGCCGTGTTGCTCAAGGCGGAAGGAAAGACGACCACCGATGCCATATCACCGGCCGGGCCCTGGCTGCGCCTGCGTGGCCATCTGGACAAGTTCAGCGACAACATGTTCATGGGTGCGGTCAACGCCTTTACCGGCATCACCGGCTCCGGCTTGAATGTGCTGACCGGGGAAAAGGACGCGCCGTTCTCCGTCATCGCCAGGCATTATCAAGCGAACCAGCTGAAGTGGGTGGTCATCGGCGACTGGAACTACGGCGAAGGCAGCAGTCGCGAACATGCTGCCCTATCACCGCGCTTGCTCGGCGCCGCCGCCATCATCTCCCGCAGTTTTGCCCGTATCCACGAGTCGAACCTGAAAAAACAGGGCCTGCTGGCGCTGACCTTTGCCGACCCCGACGATTACGAAAAAATCCGGGAAGACGATCGGATCGATCTCGTCGGTTTGCAGGACTTCTCCCCCGACCAACCGGTAACCTGCATCATCAAGCACGCCGACGGTACGCAGGAGTCGATCCAGCTCAAGCACTCCTACAACCGTGACCAGATCACATGGTTCCAGGCGGGTTCAGCCCTGAATCTGTTGCGCTGA
- a CDS encoding MTH1187 family thiamine-binding protein: MKVIMDLTVSPFGVGLSVSPYIAACHEIFEQAGLKTNLHAYGTNIEGEWDEVFAAVKKCHETLHGMGVPRITSSIKVGTRTDKEQGMEDKISSVKNKLAEKGPIR; the protein is encoded by the coding sequence ATGAAAGTGATCATGGATCTTACCGTCTCCCCTTTCGGGGTCGGTCTGTCGGTATCCCCCTACATCGCCGCTTGTCATGAGATATTCGAGCAGGCCGGGCTGAAGACCAACCTGCACGCCTACGGCACCAATATCGAAGGCGAGTGGGACGAGGTCTTCGCCGCCGTCAAGAAGTGTCACGAGACCTTGCATGGCATGGGCGTACCGAGGATCACCAGTTCCATCAAGGTCGGCACCAGGACCGACAAGGAACAGGGGATGGAGGACAAGATCAGCAGCGTCAAAAACAAACTGGCGGAAAAGGGCCCCATCAGGTAG
- a CDS encoding LutC/YkgG family protein, protein MDFDFTSRFEKLSGIVHRVASPAAAAEKVAQLCRERQAGCLALAGLEPELTAAIEACCPAITVLKEPYSRADLPAAIDRATVGVTGMAFAIAQSGTMVEVSVNDATRLVSSLPRTHIGVVREETIIDHYADSGPLIRAIIDSHPEQVVISFISGPSRTGDIELKLTLGVHGPEEAHCIIIAAPA, encoded by the coding sequence ATGGACTTCGATTTCACCAGCCGCTTCGAAAAGCTCTCCGGTATCGTCCATCGTGTCGCATCACCCGCTGCCGCTGCGGAGAAGGTCGCCCAACTCTGCCGGGAACGTCAGGCCGGCTGCCTCGCCCTGGCCGGCCTCGAGCCTGAATTGACGGCTGCCATCGAAGCCTGCTGCCCGGCGATAACGGTCCTCAAAGAACCATACAGCCGTGCCGATCTGCCGGCAGCCATCGACCGGGCCACCGTCGGTGTCACCGGGATGGCCTTTGCCATCGCCCAGTCCGGCACCATGGTCGAAGTGTCCGTCAACGACGCCACCCGCCTGGTGTCAAGCCTGCCGCGCACCCATATCGGCGTCGTCCGGGAAGAGACGATCATCGACCACTATGCCGACAGTGGCCCGCTGATCCGCGCCATCATCGACAGCCATCCGGAACAGGTGGTGATCAGTTTCATCTCCGGCCCGAGCCGCACCGGTGACATCGAGCTGAAACTGACCCTCGGCGTGCATGGCCCGGAAGAAGCCCATTGCATCATCATTGCCGCGCCGGCCTGA
- a CDS encoding LUD domain-containing protein — MATDRYPRLYHKIEAALQDRTKSDLLRGCMKRGRDTRAAALEALPGGASFRDDVRAAKERCIENLPRLKQQFIERARQRGAIVHEAATGAEAIAYCLDLARRRGARTIAKSKSLTTEEIDLNHPLIEAGVEVVETDLGELIIQLAGEKPFHLVFPSIHKMAPDVAEIFSRVTGTEVPNDIPAIMKVVRQYLRPIFLNADIGLTGANVGIAETGGICIETNEGNARLVSSLGSCHICLIGMEKIVETVEDALLMILAHPVSASGQLPTNYVTWMHGRSPLGEGPTGDDRESHIIILDNGRSAMRDDPEMREALYCIRCGACMNICPTYGVVGGHTFGHIYPGPMGICWTAGVHGLEVAGDFAQLCISCGLCKEICPAQINMPQMIAEIKHRDAAATGHLLVNRVMMGADRAARLGSATAPLANLALASRPIRQLLEKTIGLAAERRLPPFAFSTFMNRFAKRVSRVATPRRTVVFFVDVYANHNNPDLGLAAVDALEALGCAVIVPNQDVSGYPYIAYGGMDQARRIARSNSDKLAPWVRKGYEVVAIEPTATYALAVSYPNLLRGDENARLLADHTHELFEFLIEQEDETGFHPPADLFAGRRFGFHCACHQRPLGGGSGAIKWLRRRGAQVELIETGTCCGMGGTFGLKGGLLGYDLSRAVGQPLFDLFVNSGVEAIVTESSVCSIQLAEGTAMKVYHPLELLTLR, encoded by the coding sequence ATGGCCACCGACCGCTACCCCCGCCTCTACCACAAGATCGAAGCAGCCCTGCAGGACCGGACCAAGAGCGACCTGCTGCGCGGCTGCATGAAGCGGGGACGCGACACCCGGGCCGCAGCTCTGGAAGCGCTGCCGGGCGGCGCCTCCTTTCGCGACGACGTGCGCGCTGCCAAGGAACGGTGCATCGAGAACCTGCCTCGGCTCAAGCAACAGTTCATCGAGCGGGCCCGTCAGCGCGGCGCCATCGTCCATGAAGCGGCCACCGGCGCCGAGGCCATCGCCTATTGTCTCGACCTGGCTCGCCGGCGGGGTGCCCGCACCATCGCCAAATCCAAATCATTGACCACCGAGGAAATCGACCTCAACCACCCGCTCATCGAGGCCGGGGTGGAAGTGGTCGAGACCGATCTCGGCGAATTGATTATTCAACTGGCCGGGGAGAAGCCGTTCCATCTGGTCTTTCCCTCCATTCACAAAATGGCGCCGGACGTGGCCGAGATCTTTTCCCGCGTCACCGGTACGGAAGTACCGAACGACATCCCGGCCATCATGAAAGTGGTCCGGCAGTATCTGCGGCCCATCTTCCTCAACGCCGACATCGGCCTCACCGGGGCCAATGTCGGCATCGCCGAGACCGGCGGCATCTGTATCGAAACCAACGAGGGCAACGCCCGTCTGGTGTCGAGCCTGGGATCGTGCCACATCTGTTTGATCGGCATGGAGAAGATCGTCGAGACCGTGGAAGACGCCCTGCTGATGATCCTGGCCCACCCGGTCAGCGCCTCCGGCCAGCTGCCCACCAACTACGTGACCTGGATGCACGGCCGCTCGCCGCTGGGTGAAGGCCCGACCGGTGACGACCGGGAGAGCCACATCATTATCCTCGACAACGGCCGCAGTGCCATGCGCGACGACCCGGAGATGCGCGAAGCGCTCTACTGCATCCGCTGCGGCGCCTGCATGAACATCTGCCCCACCTACGGCGTGGTCGGCGGCCACACCTTCGGCCACATCTATCCGGGACCGATGGGCATCTGCTGGACCGCCGGCGTGCATGGCCTGGAGGTCGCCGGCGATTTCGCCCAGTTGTGCATCTCCTGCGGCCTATGCAAAGAGATTTGCCCGGCCCAGATCAACATGCCGCAGATGATCGCCGAGATCAAACACCGGGACGCCGCCGCCACCGGCCACCTGCTGGTCAACCGGGTGATGATGGGCGCCGACCGGGCAGCCCGGCTGGGCAGCGCCACGGCGCCGCTGGCCAACCTCGCCCTGGCCAGCAGACCAATCCGGCAGCTACTGGAAAAGACCATCGGCCTGGCCGCTGAACGGCGTCTGCCGCCGTTTGCCTTCTCAACCTTTATGAACCGTTTTGCCAAGCGGGTTTCACGGGTCGCCACGCCGCGCCGCACGGTGGTCTTCTTCGTTGATGTCTACGCCAACCACAACAATCCCGACCTTGGCCTGGCCGCCGTCGACGCCCTCGAAGCGCTGGGGTGCGCCGTTATCGTCCCGAACCAGGACGTGAGCGGCTACCCCTACATCGCTTACGGGGGCATGGACCAGGCCCGGCGAATCGCCCGCAGCAACAGCGACAAACTGGCCCCCTGGGTGCGTAAGGGTTATGAGGTGGTGGCCATCGAACCGACCGCTACCTATGCCTTGGCTGTCTCTTATCCGAACCTGCTGCGCGGCGACGAAAATGCCCGCCTGCTGGCCGATCACACCCATGAGCTCTTTGAGTTCCTGATCGAGCAAGAGGACGAGACCGGTTTTCATCCACCGGCGGATCTGTTCGCCGGCCGCCGCTTCGGCTTTCATTGCGCTTGTCACCAGCGGCCGCTGGGCGGCGGCAGCGGCGCCATAAAATGGCTGCGGCGGCGCGGCGCCCAGGTGGAGCTGATCGAGACCGGGACGTGTTGCGGCATGGGAGGTACTTTCGGCTTGAAAGGTGGGTTACTGGGCTACGACCTCTCCCGGGCCGTCGGGCAGCCGCTCTTTGATCTGTTCGTCAACAGCGGCGTGGAAGCCATCGTCACGGAAAGCAGCGTCTGCTCCATCCAACTGGCCGAAGGAACGGCAATGAAGGTGTATCACCCGCTGGAACTGCTCACCCTGCGATAA
- a CDS encoding universal stress protein codes for MQFTHILLPVDGSKFSNDATDYAVYLAKLCHARITAVCCYEWNSNLYEVTQSAIDELKDKLRKNAEQIIKDTEEKLRSNGIDFESKTVSGPPGTVLTKMIKTKEFDLVVMGSHGHSDIAGLFLGSVTHKVLNTIYCPVLIVP; via the coding sequence ATGCAATTCACCCACATCCTTCTCCCCGTCGACGGTTCCAAATTCTCCAACGACGCCACCGACTACGCCGTCTACCTGGCGAAGCTGTGCCATGCCCGGATCACGGCCGTCTGTTGTTACGAATGGAACTCAAACCTCTACGAGGTGACCCAGTCGGCCATTGATGAGTTGAAAGACAAGCTGCGCAAGAACGCCGAACAGATCATCAAGGATACGGAAGAGAAATTGCGCAGCAACGGAATCGATTTTGAGTCAAAAACCGTATCAGGGCCCCCCGGCACCGTGTTGACCAAGATGATCAAGACCAAGGAGTTCGACCTGGTGGTCATGGGTTCGCACGGGCATTCCGATATTGCCGGCCTGTTTCTCGGCAGCGTCACCCACAAGGTGCTCAACACCATCTACTGCCCGGTGCTGATCGTCCCTTGA
- a CDS encoding septal ring lytic transglycosylase RlpA family protein: MEYTVQRGDTIARVTKLLGTDWQTLKRLNPAAVGRSRANGNWFLREGKTISGDRPFQTILAEQTKRQPVPQQPTASQQSIQSPQSMSEAAATVVQESGQRWHTVQPGDTIWELAVKRYRVDPAEVMRLNDIEDPRQLKIGARLRIPAGEPEGERAVVASWYGEFHHGRPMANGQPFDMFGHTIAHKEMPLGTRVELMNPDTGEVARAVVADRGPYVQGRDVDLSYQLARQLSLVEQGIGNLIMRVL, encoded by the coding sequence ATGGAATATACCGTTCAACGAGGCGATACCATTGCCCGCGTCACCAAACTGCTCGGCACCGACTGGCAGACCTTGAAAAGGCTCAATCCCGCGGCGGTGGGCAGATCACGAGCTAATGGCAATTGGTTCCTGCGGGAGGGGAAGACGATCTCCGGCGACCGTCCGTTTCAGACGATCCTGGCTGAGCAGACGAAACGTCAACCAGTTCCGCAGCAGCCAACCGCATCCCAACAGTCGATCCAGTCGCCGCAGTCGATGAGCGAGGCGGCTGCTACGGTGGTTCAGGAATCAGGCCAGCGATGGCATACGGTGCAGCCGGGTGATACGATCTGGGAATTGGCGGTCAAACGCTACCGCGTGGACCCTGCCGAGGTCATGCGCCTCAATGATATCGAAGACCCGCGGCAGTTGAAAATCGGTGCTCGTCTGCGCATTCCCGCCGGCGAGCCGGAGGGGGAACGGGCCGTGGTGGCCAGTTGGTACGGTGAATTTCATCATGGCCGACCGATGGCCAACGGCCAGCCGTTTGATATGTTCGGCCACACCATCGCCCACAAGGAGATGCCGCTCGGAACCCGGGTCGAGCTGATGAATCCCGACACCGGGGAAGTCGCCCGCGCCGTGGTTGCCGACCGTGGTCCCTATGTCCAGGGGCGTGACGTGGATCTGAGCTACCAGCTGGCTCGTCAGCTCTCCCTGGTGGAACAGGGGATCGGCAACCTGATCATGCGAGTGCTGTAG
- a CDS encoding FadR/GntR family transcriptional regulator, giving the protein MFAPARQDKTTDIIVERIRTAILDGKLQPGDRLPCEKELGEQFQVSRQTMREALRALEHLGLITLRKGSGGGAFITAVDQQVTVQGLANYLYFQNLTTAHLSELRRLLEPHAARCAAEHMSPADRQALEEINRQTRLAIAKGDLDQVTRCEIAFHSLIAAQTQNPILRLMLDFSEKLLSDFKKLLKPDQGFTESVLLAHESISQAIAAGDGTTAASEMLDHVVAVENSLVSLQTGRFRDADSAPVPACSLARLIPLPTRTHA; this is encoded by the coding sequence ATGTTCGCACCGGCTCGACAGGACAAGACCACCGACATCATTGTCGAGCGAATCCGTACCGCGATTCTTGATGGAAAACTGCAGCCGGGCGACCGCTTGCCGTGCGAGAAGGAGTTGGGCGAGCAGTTTCAGGTCAGCCGGCAGACCATGCGGGAGGCCCTGCGCGCCCTTGAACACCTGGGTTTGATTACGCTGCGCAAGGGATCCGGCGGGGGTGCCTTCATTACCGCCGTCGATCAACAGGTGACCGTCCAGGGGTTGGCCAACTATCTCTATTTCCAAAACCTGACGACCGCCCATCTGTCCGAACTGCGACGCCTGCTCGAACCGCATGCGGCACGGTGCGCCGCCGAGCACATGAGCCCGGCAGATCGCCAGGCCCTGGAAGAGATCAACCGGCAGACGCGCCTGGCTATCGCCAAAGGAGACCTCGACCAGGTCACCCGCTGCGAAATCGCTTTCCATAGTCTGATCGCCGCCCAGACACAAAACCCGATCTTGCGCCTGATGCTCGATTTCAGCGAAAAACTGCTGAGCGATTTCAAGAAGCTCTTGAAACCGGACCAGGGTTTCACGGAATCCGTTCTCCTCGCCCATGAATCGATCAGCCAGGCCATTGCTGCAGGCGACGGCACCACCGCCGCAAGCGAGATGCTCGACCATGTGGTGGCGGTGGAAAACAGTCTTGTCAGTCTGCAAACCGGTCGTTTTCGGGACGCTGATTCGGCTCCCGTACCGGCTTGCAGCTTGGCCCGGCTGATACCACTGCCGACAAGGACACATGCATAA